Proteins co-encoded in one Acanthopagrus latus isolate v.2019 chromosome 10, fAcaLat1.1, whole genome shotgun sequence genomic window:
- the klc2 gene encoding kinesin light chain 2, translating into MSTMVYPRDETLERLSQDEIVLNTKAVMQGLETLRGEHAQLLNSLLDCTQPPVAQEKSGLLRKSLEAIELGLGEAQVIIALSSHLSAVESEKQKLRAQVRRLCQENQWLRDELAGTQHKLQRSEQSVAQLEEEKKHLEFMNQIKKFDDDVSPSEEKSQSAGGGGSGGSGGDTSKDSLDDLFPNDDDQGPAQPSGEVAAQQGGYEIPARLRTLHNLVIQYASQGRYEVAVPLCKQALEDLEKTSGHDHPDVATMLNILALVYRDQNKYKEAAHLLNDALAIREKTLGKDHPAVAATLNNLAVLYGKRGKYKEAEPLCKRALEIREKVLGKYHPDVAKQLNNLALLCQNQGKYDEVEYYYRRALEIYESKLGADDPNVAKTKNNLATCYLKQGKFKDAESLYKEILTRAHEKEFGSVNNDNKPIWMHAEEREESKGKRKDSGPYVEYGSWYKACKVDSPTVNTTLKSLGALYRRQGKLEAAETLEECASKSRKQGIDAINQSKVVELLKDGGAGGGDRRHSREGVNGPGGQRGESEGDESAEWNGDGNGSLRRSGSFGKIRDALRRSSEMLVKKLQGSGPQEPRNPGMKRASSLNFLNKSTEETTQDTSSGFSDCRGLSASNVDLSRRSSLIG; encoded by the exons ATGTCCACCATGGTGTACCCACGCGATGAAACCCTGGAGCGACTGAGCCAGGATGAGATCGTCCTCAACACCAAGGCCGTCATGCAGGGCCTGGAGACGCTGCGCGGCGAGCACGCCCAGCTCCTCAACTCGCTGCTGGACTGCACCCAGCCGCCCGTCGCCCAGGAAAAGTCGGGACTGCTCCGCAAGAGTCTGGAGGCCATCGAGCTGGGCCTGGGAGAGGCACAG GTGATCATCGCCCTGTCGAGCCACCTGAGCGCTGTCGAGTCGGAGAAGCAAAAGCTGCGCGCTCAGGTGCGCCGCCTCTGCCAGGAGAACCAGTGGCTGCGGGACGAGCTGGCGGGGACGCAGCACAAGCTGCAGCGCAGCGAGCAGAGCGTCgcccagctggaggaggagaagaagcaccTGGAGTTCATGAACCAGATCAAGAAGTTCGACGATGACGTGTCGCCCTCAGAGGAGAAGAGCCAGAGCGCCGGGGGCGGCGGAAGCGGGGGAAGCGGAGGAGACACTTCAAAGGACAGTCTGGATGACCTGTTCCCCAACGACGATGACCAGGGACCAG CCCAGCCCAGCGGAGAGGTGGCAGCCCAGCAGGGCGGCTACGAGATCCCGGCCCGCCTCAGGACGCTCCACAACCTGGTGATCCAGTACGCCTCGCAGGGGAGGTACGAGGTGGCCGTGCCGCTGTGCAAACAAGCTCTGGAGGACCTGGAGAAGACCTCTGGACACGACCACCCCGATGTAGCCACCATGCTCAACATCCTGGCCCTGGTGTACAG GGACCAGAACAAGTATAAAGAAGCAGCTCACCTCCTGAATGACGCACTGGCCATCAGAGAGAAGACGCTGGGGAAGGATCACCCAGCCGTGGCCGCCACCCTCAACAACCTGGCCGTTCTGTACGGGAAGAGGGGCAAATACAAGGAGGCTGAGCCGCTCTGCAAGAGAGCTCTGGAGATCAGGgagaag GTGTTGGGGAAGTACCACCCAGACGTGGCCAAGCAGCTGAACAACTTGGCCCTGCTGTGTCAGAACCAGGGCAAGTACGACGAGGTGGAGTACTACTACAGACGAGCTCTGGAGATCTACGAGTCCAAGCTGGGCGCCGATGACCCCAACGTGGCCAAGACCAAAAATAACCTG GCGACGTGCTACCTGAAGCAGGGGAAGTTCAAAGATGCTGAGTCTCTGTACAAAGAGATCCTGACCAGGGCGCACGAGAAGGAGTTCGGATCCGTCAACA ATGACAACAAGCCGATCTGGATGCacgcagaggagagagaggagagcaag gGTAAGCGCAAGGACTCTGGCCCGTATGTCGAGTATGGGAGCTGGTACAAGGCCTGCAAGGTGGACAG CCCCACGGTGAACACGACCCTCAAAAGTCTGGGAGCGCTGTACCGTCGCCAGGGCAAACTGGAGGCAGCAGAAACGCTGGAGGAGTGCGCCAGCAAGTCCCGGAAGCAG gGAATTGATGCCATTAACCAGAGTAaggtggtggagctgctgaaggACGGAGGAGCGGGTGGAGGCGACAGACGACACAGCAGGGAGGGAGTCAACGGGCCGGGAGGACAGCGGGGAGAGAGCGAGGGCGACGAGTCCGCCGAGTGGAACGGG GACGGTAACGGCTCTCTGCGCCGCAGCGGCTCCTTCGGGAAGATTCGTGACGCCCTGAGAAGGAGCAGCGAGATGCTGGTGAAGAAGCTGCAGGGCAGCGGACCACAGGAGCCCCGAAACCCAGG AATGAAGAGAGCGAGCTCCCTCAACTTCCTCAACAAGAGCACCGAGGAGACCACACAG GACACCAGCTCCGGATTCTCCGACTGCAGGGGACTGAGCGCCAGTAATGTTGACCTATCCAGACGCAGCTCCCTGATTGGCTAG